AAAGGCTGCAGCAAATGATTATTGGTCAGAGTGATCGCTATTTCATTTTTGATCCCCCGGCCGTTGAGATGATTACGATATCCGATGCGGTTAGCGGTGAGATGTTAACACGGATTAATGCCAATCTGCCCCTTATGTGCACGGCTGTGCACGTTCAGGTTAAACAATTAAAGTCGCGTCTTGTCTTGGAAATTAAGCAGAACATTGAAGAATCACTTTTGGAAAAGGGTACACTGCGAGTTTGTATCAGCAAACGTGGTTCGCTTCAACCTATCTTTTCCATGGATCTTACAAAGCCATATGGGGGAAAAATAGAGGCGGTTTTTACTAAAAAATTGCCTCCAGGCGCCTATCTGGCCAGCGCAGTATTTCTGAATGGAGATGGTCAGGTGGTGGCCGAAAGCATACGGCCTGTTACTGTTCAGCCATCAGGAGCCAAAGTTTTGAACAACTTTGTTACACAACTTCTGGATATGAAAGGAGTCCAAGCTCTTACTCGGGAAGAGTTCAAGTTTTTTAATCCGCGTACAGGCTGGATATTTGTTCGATCTACTTCTGAACTCAGCAAAAGTGATATTCGACTTGTGTTGAACAACGGCCCAAAAAATGAGGCCATTATTGTTCACAAGGCTGACACTGAATCAACACTTGAGGCAAAACGTTTCCTGGCTGTGGGAGAGCACAGCATTCAGGTCCATGGTGGCAAGTTATCGCATTTGGTAGTTCGTACCATTCCTGAAATAATTTATCCCGGTGGAGGAAGAGCAAAGATTCAGGCCTTTGGTACATATGATTGGAAGTTTATGAAAAAATATATACACAAAAACATTACAACAATTCGCGCCGGACATGACTATGGGCCCAAACACCCCTTTGGATTGTTGTCAGAAGCTAAGGAGTGGAAGAAAGCAGGTGGACATTGGTTGTTTCATACCGGTGTTCCTATTCCCAGCAAGAGGTGGAACAAAGAACTGACTGCAGAAAATGCGTACGAGTACTGGACTGATAATTTTGCTTTCCGTGAACCTGCTATTGACGGACACATGGCTGATGAAATCAATGGCGGCACAGCAGAGATGTTCAAGGCATGGGCAGAGGCAGTGCGCTGGTTCTCTGCGGATGCGAAATACAAATATAAGGTCTTTATTCCGTGGGTTGCCCAGATCTACGGATCTGAAGCTGGACGCCTTTTTATGAACGTGCTCCTTGGTTCAGGCCGACATCGCTATGCTTACAAGCGTTATCTGGCAGACCAACCCACCCTGGCTGAGACCAAAACATACCTTCGCCAGACGCTCATTGATGATGTTATAGGGTGGACACAGGGCATCGAAGGCGGTATGGAAGGACTAATTGTTTGCTTTGGGATTTTTAGTATGCCTAATGAGACATGCAACACAAACCCTGGTACTAATTTTAAAGTGTTTCAGGATATGGAATGGAACATGGTTGCCAACAATCCCATTTATAAAGGAGTGGGGGGTATTCAAACATATACTGCTCCCTATTGCGATCCGGAGACTCATCGTTGGTTGAGCAAGCTGATACGCCATTACTGTATTGAAGGGAATACTGAAATGTGCTCGGATGATCCATATGAACTTACACATATCAAACATCCTGACTATCCGGATCCGACAAAAGGCTGGACCGTTATCGAAGCTGAACCGGGCGCTACCTCAGTCGGACGTCTTCCCCGATATAATTTCCTGATCGGAGCTTACCAAGAACGTGCAGAACTGGATTATTTCCTGCGCATGAAACGTAGCGCTAAAGGGCCGAATTCTTTCAGTCAGGAGATTAATGACCTAGAACCGGGACGGTCTTACTCAATGAAGATGATCGTGGCAGACTATAATGACATTGACAAATGTGTATCCAAACCCCTTAAGCCTACATTCACCGTGAATCTTGAAGACGTCGATTTGCTCCCAAGTCAGTGTTTCGATTCACCATTTGTAAACAACTATGGTCACAGTTGGCGCAAATTTAATCGTGAGAATCGTGCACATTTTATCTATGTCTGGCGCGTATTCCGGGCAAAAGGAAAAACATCAAAACTCACCGTCTCCGACTGGAAAACCGATACTGAACCCGGCGGTCCTATCGGTCAAGAGTTGATGTTTAACTTTATCGAAATTCAGCCATATTTCGGGGAATAAAAATGGAAGATAATAAAAAAGACAATTTATATTTTATTTTTACAATGGATTGTGAAAGAGTAAAAACAGAGTCATGGATGAATGATGGTGCACCATCGTGGAGTATCAGTGAAAAAGCAATTTTGGGTATGGCAGAGATATTAAGAAAGGAAAAAGTAGCAGGAGGATTTTATTCTACGCCAGCTACAGCAAAGAAACACAGGAAAATATTTATTGAACTTGCAAAGGAAGGGTTTGAGTTAGGATTACAATTTCATTGTGATAGTTTTCGAGATCTTAGATATAGAAAGCATTTGGGACAGTACGGTTATAAAGAACAAAAAGAGATACTAAAGTTAGCAAAACAGGATTGGGAAGATGCTATAGGACAAGAAGTGACAACTTTTAGATGTGGTTATGCTTCAGCTAATGATTATACTTTTATTATATTGAATGAACTTGGGTTCAAGCAAAGTAGTTCAAGTATGTCTGAAAGGTATACGCCTGATGTAGCATCAAGTTGGCAGGGGGCTTTTCCTTATGCGCATCATGCCAGTTCAAAAAGTAGACTTATATGTGGAAATCTTGAATTGTATGAAGTGCCAATAACTGTTGCCAATTTTAAAAGAAGAGGAACTTTATGTCCTGATTGGTATGTATTACGTAGTAGTTATAGCAAGATAAATAAGGAATATATTCAAAATATAATAAAACAGAGTCCTCCCATAAAAACACTAGTGGCTATTACTCATAATACAACTAATTATTTAGATAAAAATGATGTGCGAACGCAGCTCATGGGATACATAATAGATAGTGCCCGTGAAACAGCAAAAAAATATGGATTAAATTTTGTTCCAGCAACACTTGAAAAGATTCATCAGGAAGCAGATAAAATAGGTGCTTTTTAAAAAATGGAATTAGGTACAATAGTTTCAGTTTCAGGAGAAATAAAAGAAGTTGAAAAAGCATTTTATAAAGTAAAGAAATTAGGTTTAAATACATGTCAGTTATCCTGTACTGCTGAATCCATGATTGACAAACTAAATCCAAAAGAGATAAAAAAACTGATAAATTCTATTGATATAAGAGTAGATTCTTTCTTTTTGCTTTTTAGAGGGCAAGTATGGGATCGGGATAGCGGACCACAAACAATGGGTTTTATTCCTAAAGAGTATCGTATGAAACGACTAGACTTAGCTAAAAAATTTTCTGATATAATTGCTGAAATGGGAATAAAAAAGATAGTATCACATGTTGGTTTTATACCTGATGATTCCGAGAATCCTTTATATACTGGATTTTTGCCAGTTATGAGAAACTTTACTGAATATTGTAAAAAGAATAAACAGATATTTTGTTTTGAAACAGGGCAAGAATTACCATCTACATTAAAGAGAACGATTATTGATTTAGATATGGATAATATAGGTATAAATCTTGATCCAGCAAATTTGATACTTTATGGCATGGCTCATCCTATTGATGCTGTAGAGATATTTGGTGAATATATAAAAAGTATGCATGCGAAAGATGCTCTTTTCCCTAATAGAGGTGAAGGTTTAGGCATAGAAGTTCCAGTAGGTGAAGGAAAAGTAAATTTCCCTTTACTTATATGAAGACTTAAAGAAAAGGGATTTAAAGGACCCATAATTATAGAGCGTGAAATAAGTGGTGAACAACAAGAGAAAGATATTTTAAAAGCTAAAAAGTTTCTACAACAGTATTTATGAATAATAAAAAAGTAAATTTTTTAAGATTTAGAAGAAAAATGGGGGAGGTGAGTTTTAATAGAATTTAGCAAGGAGAATGTGACAAAGAGTTAAAACTATAACTTCAATCAATTCGGAGGTGTGAATAATGAGTATCAGAGTAATAGTGGGAGTGGTTTTGACCGTGATGATGTTTGGTGTGGCGTCTGCCCAGGAAGAAATCGGTCCTGTAGGCATGTGGCAATTTGAGGAGGAATCAGGGCTTGCTGTCATGGATACCAGCGGCAACGGCCTGGACGGAAAACTTTACAACCCTGAAAACGTAAAGCGTGTCGAGGGAAAAGTCGGCAAGGCTCTGGAGTTTTCAGGGACCGAGCGGTACAAGGGTGGGTGCGTGCTGGTGCCGGGTATGAAGAAACTCGATCTGTCGAAGGGCTTTACCTTTGAGACATGGATCCGGTTCAATGATAAGCATGTCCGTCAAGACACGTGCTACATCGCTAGTGACGGCGCATGGAAGGGGCCGGGCTGGCGATTCATTATCTACTACAACACCCTGGCCATCCAGTCCGGAGACGGGAAGGACGGATGGGGCGCAAACAGCAAGGCAGCGGAACACGGAGGATTTGAGAACAATCGCTGGTATCACGTTGCAGCGACATACGACGGCTCAGTCTACAAAGTCTACCTTGATGGAGTGGAAGCCGGCTCAAGCAAGCCGAATCTCAAGCTCACAAAAGGAAGCGACACCCTTACGATTGGCAGCTACAGCGGCGGCATGACGTCTGTTTTCAAGGGGACGATTGATGAGATAAGGTTGTACAACCAGGCAAAATCCGCCCTGGAGATAGCCAAAGACGCACGTATTGATGTTCTTTTGTAGAATAAAGATAGACGTTAAATATAATAAAAGGGAGATAATAAGATGACTAAGATACCAGATCAAAGCCGTAACATGATGGCAAAGATTGCGGCATTGGGATTAATCTTGTTGCTCGTAGGAGCGCTCACCGCATCAGCCTTTTGTGACGAACTACGGGCAGTCCGGGCTGACTCGCCACCCAGAATCGACGGCAACCTAGATGATGCCTGCTGGAAGGCGGCAGCGCCCGCAGACGGCTTTACCATCAAGGACACGAACAAACCGTCGCCTTTAAAAACCAATGTTTGGTTCGTTTATGACGATGACACGCTTTACGTTGCCGCGAAGTGTTTTACACCCGATTTCTCTCTGGTAAAGGCAAAGAAGGTTGCGAGAGACGGCCGCATCATTAGCTATGACTCTGTTGAGATCATGATCGATGCCGATCGAGACAAGGGCACGTACGTTCATCTGATGACCAATGCCAGCGGCTCTCAATTCGATCGATGGGTTACGCAGAACGGTTGGGTCGGGGACAAGGCTTGGGATGGTGAGTGGAAGACGGCGTCAAAGATCGGGACAGATTCATACACGGTTGAGTTTGCGATCCCATTCTACACCCTGGACATCGGACGAAACACCTCAAGTACCTGGAATATCAACGTTTGCAGGAACGTCCGCACGTCCGAGCGCAGTGCCTACACCTCGCTTGCTCCCGGCGGGGCGTACAACACGCCCACCAAGTTCCCTGCGCTGGGCGGCATTGACGTGGATTTTGGCAGGTACATGCTTGCCGTCAGTTCTGTGCGCACGACATCTCAGTTTGCGGACAAAAAGACGCACATTACCGTAGTGGCGAACGTGACCAATGAAGCAAGCGCTACACGAACAGTGCGTGCAGAGAATTGGTTGATCGATTCGACGGGAAAGGTGCTCGTCAAGACAATGGGCGCTATGGAGTTGGCAACCGGAAAAAAACAACCGCTGAGTTTCGGACCTTACATTCTTGACAAGAGCGGCACGTACAAGAACTGGCTGCTTGTGGTTGATGCCAAGACCCGGCGTACGCTAGCAATATCGAAGTCGCCTGTGGATATCGAATGTGTGCCGATCGCCCTTCGCATTGTTGACCCGTTTTACCGCAACACCATCTTTGTAACGCAAAAGCTGAAGACTGTTCAATTAGAAGTTGATGTCGGTTTGCAGAAAGCAGAAATGGGCAAGGCCCGGCTCGATCTCGAAGTCGTTCCAGCAGAGGGAGGCGAAGCTCTTGTCAAGAAGTCGCTGAAAGGACTGTCTCCGGTCAGCCGCTTTGAGTTCCAGAACTCTGCGCTGCCGGAAGTGGGGAAGTTTATCGTTCAGGTGGCGCTGACGGACGGCGCCGGCGAAAAGCTTGCGGATACACAACAGATGTTGCTCAAGCTCCCCTATAAGAAGGGGGAGGTGTGGTACGGTCGCGACCTGGTTTTTCGGCGCGACGGTAAGCCGATTTTTCCGAACGGCAGTTGGGGCACACTGACTCCGGCACGGAACTTTCTGCTGTACGGCATATTCAAGAACCGAACTGTTACACCTGTCATTCCCGGAAAGTACAAGGTTTGGTACACGACCAGTTCGGCTGACAATGCGGAACTTAAGAGCACAAAGCCATTCAGTGAGGCGTTTATCGCAGATTTCAGGGAGCGCATCCGGTTTTATCGTGACGATAGCGATATCCTGGCGTGGGTGCAGCCGGATGAGCCTGAGTGTAGCAGTTACCCGCCAAAGAAGCTGGAGCAGTTGTATGAAATCACCCGGGAAGAGGATCCGTATCATCCGGTCTGGATTTCGAACAACAGCATTGAGGGGGTAAAAACATACGCACGTTGCGCGGACGCCTCTGTGCCGCATCCGTATCCGCCGGCGCTGCCGGAGAAGCGTATCAACGATCTGTTTAAGTTGTTGAAGGTTCAGCGTGCCTTCCTGGAGTATACCGACTTCACCAAGCCCGTCGGTTTCATGCATCAGGGATTTAACTACGGAGAATATGTTCCCGGCAGTCGCATGCCCACATATTACGAGACGCGCAATCAGAACGTGCTTTCCCTGGCCGATGGCGGGACGTTCCTCATGGGATTCGAATCGAGCGTTCTTCAGAACTGGTATCCGGAAGTGGCCATTGGTTTGGACTATCTTACGCAGGAGTTGGCCTATCTTAGCAAAGCGGTTACCGCGCCAAAGGCTACAAACAAGGTCACGTGCGCGAACAAGGATGTTGTCACACTTCTGAAAGACGCGGACGGCGACCTTTTCCTCTTCGTGTCCAACGCCTCCAATGATCCTCGCAAACTTGCCGTTACGGTCGAGGGTCTTGAGTCGCGCAAACTGAACGTTATCTCTGAGGGGCGCAGCGTGCAGTCGAAGGGAGATGTTATCAACGATTCTTTCGACACGTGGGAGACTCACATCTACACGACGTCCGCGGAAGACCCTGGCCTGAAGACAGTGCAGGAAATCACCGCAATCATTGAGGTCGAGTACGTCAAGCGACAAAAACCGGGCAACCTGGCCTTCCAGAGATGGAGCAACCAAGCAGTGGATATTACCTCTTCTTCCAGGGATGGTATTTATCCGCCCGAGCCATGGCATGCCTGTGACGGCATCACGGATATCAGTAAGATTGCGATTAGATTCGCAAGCCAGCATTCGTGGACCGACGGTACGCCGAACAAATCGCCGGACTGGCTGGCGCTGAAGTTCAAGAAGCCGCACAGCATCAAGCGAGTTGTCGTGTACACGGGCAAGGAGAGCATCAAGGACTACAAGATACAGGCGAGAAAGGGAGATAACTGGATTGATGTCGCCAGTGGCAGCAATAACCAAGACAATAAAATCGAACACTTCTTTGACCCGGTTGTTACAGACCAGGTTCGCCTCTATATTACCGCGACCAATGGTTCCCATGCTATTGTCACCGAAATGGAAGTCTATGAGAAAAAGTAAACAAGAACAGATAAACTAAGGAGGTTGTTATGGAAGAAAACAAAAAAGACATATTTTTTCTGTTTAATATGGATTGCGAAAGGATAAAAACAGAGTCATGGATGAATGATGGTTGTACCTCTTGGGAGATAAGTGAGAAAGCTATAAGAGGAATGGCAGAAGTGCTTGAAAGTAAAGGGGTTATTGGTGAATTCATGCCGACTTCTGATGTTGCCAAAAAACAAAAAAATGTATTTTTAGAGATGAAAAAAAGAGGTCATGGGCTTGCTCTTCAATTTCATGCTGATAGTTTCAGAGATTTGAAATATACCAAACACCTGGGATTTTATAACTATGAAGAACAAAAAGAGATTATATCTTTGGCAAAACAAGATTGGGAGGACGCCTTAGGAATACCTGTAACTACATTTCGTACAGGATACAATACTGCTAATGATCATACTATGCCGGTAGTAGCAGAAATAGGATTTAATCAAATATCCAGCGGTTCTCCTGGTGAGTATTATAAAGATGTTGCCAGGAAT
The window above is part of the bacterium genome. Proteins encoded here:
- a CDS encoding carbohydrate binding family 9 domain-containing protein, whose protein sequence is MKIMIKKSILIISVLFMVLGVVKSQVGAEKIFSDKDVVIQANYTKTPPKIDGKLDDACWKAAKPATNFTVYQTIRTSDLRTFGYLAYDNSHIYIAVNCLDPEPENIKALVSEHGEKVFKDDSIEIMIDPGRTLERYFQFVVSAGGGTFEVRRARGGAGEDDDWRADWQAATMVNADGWSVELAIPYHALQITQNPGREWGINFCRNKKFPREMSATAEKGIYNHAPGFLVAKGIKTDFSKFQLEVGEGESRFFLRDGKPLATVMIPVINRTGKTASLKIDYQSINKWREQNVHSRTIRLKPNGFVKLKLEPQRLQQMIIGQSDRYFIFDPPAVEMITISDAVSGEMLTRINANLPLMCTAVHVQVKQLKSRLVLEIKQNIEESLLEKGTLRVCISKRGSLQPIFSMDLTKPYGGKIEAVFTKKLPPGAYLASAVFLNGDGQVVAESIRPVTVQPSGAKVLNNFVTQLLDMKGVQALTREEFKFFNPRTGWIFVRSTSELSKSDIRLVLNNGPKNEAIIVHKADTESTLEAKRFLAVGEHSIQVHGGKLSHLVVRTIPEIIYPGGGRAKIQAFGTYDWKFMKKYIHKNITTIRAGHDYGPKHPFGLLSEAKEWKKAGGHWLFHTGVPIPSKRWNKELTAENAYEYWTDNFAFREPAIDGHMADEINGGTAEMFKAWAEAVRWFSADAKYKYKVFIPWVAQIYGSEAGRLFMNVLLGSGRHRYAYKRYLADQPTLAETKTYLRQTLIDDVIGWTQGIEGGMEGLIVCFGIFSMPNETCNTNPGTNFKVFQDMEWNMVANNPIYKGVGGIQTYTAPYCDPETHRWLSKLIRHYCIEGNTEMCSDDPYELTHIKHPDYPDPTKGWTVIEAEPGATSVGRLPRYNFLIGAYQERAELDYFLRMKRSAKGPNSFSQEINDLEPGRSYSMKMIVADYNDIDKCVSKPLKPTFTVNLEDVDLLPSQCFDSPFVNNYGHSWRKFNRENRAHFIYVWRVFRAKGKTSKLTVSDWKTDTEPGGPIGQELMFNFIEIQPYFGE
- a CDS encoding polysaccharide deacetylase family protein codes for the protein MEDNKKDNLYFIFTMDCERVKTESWMNDGAPSWSISEKAILGMAEILRKEKVAGGFYSTPATAKKHRKIFIELAKEGFELGLQFHCDSFRDLRYRKHLGQYGYKEQKEILKLAKQDWEDAIGQEVTTFRCGYASANDYTFIILNELGFKQSSSSMSERYTPDVASSWQGAFPYAHHASSKSRLICGNLELYEVPITVANFKRRGTLCPDWYVLRSSYSKINKEYIQNIIKQSPPIKTLVAITHNTTNYLDKNDVRTQLMGYIIDSARETAKKYGLNFVPATLEKIHQEADKIGAF
- a CDS encoding TIM barrel protein, which codes for MELGTIVSVSGEIKEVEKAFYKVKKLGLNTCQLSCTAESMIDKLNPKEIKKLINSIDIRVDSFFLLFRGQVWDRDSGPQTMGFIPKEYRMKRLDLAKKFSDIIAEMGIKKIVSHVGFIPDDSENPLYTGFLPVMRNFTEYCKKNKQIFCFETGQELPSTLKRTIIDLDMDNIGINLDPANLILYGMAHPIDAVEIFGEYIKSMHAKDALFPNRGEGLGIEVPVGEGKVNFPLLI
- a CDS encoding LamG domain-containing protein; this translates as MSIRVIVGVVLTVMMFGVASAQEEIGPVGMWQFEEESGLAVMDTSGNGLDGKLYNPENVKRVEGKVGKALEFSGTERYKGGCVLVPGMKKLDLSKGFTFETWIRFNDKHVRQDTCYIASDGAWKGPGWRFIIYYNTLAIQSGDGKDGWGANSKAAEHGGFENNRWYHVAATYDGSVYKVYLDGVEAGSSKPNLKLTKGSDTLTIGSYSGGMTSVFKGTIDEIRLYNQAKSALEIAKDARIDVLL
- a CDS encoding discoidin domain-containing protein, whose product is MTKIPDQSRNMMAKIAALGLILLLVGALTASAFCDELRAVRADSPPRIDGNLDDACWKAAAPADGFTIKDTNKPSPLKTNVWFVYDDDTLYVAAKCFTPDFSLVKAKKVARDGRIISYDSVEIMIDADRDKGTYVHLMTNASGSQFDRWVTQNGWVGDKAWDGEWKTASKIGTDSYTVEFAIPFYTLDIGRNTSSTWNINVCRNVRTSERSAYTSLAPGGAYNTPTKFPALGGIDVDFGRYMLAVSSVRTTSQFADKKTHITVVANVTNEASATRTVRAENWLIDSTGKVLVKTMGAMELATGKKQPLSFGPYILDKSGTYKNWLLVVDAKTRRTLAISKSPVDIECVPIALRIVDPFYRNTIFVTQKLKTVQLEVDVGLQKAEMGKARLDLEVVPAEGGEALVKKSLKGLSPVSRFEFQNSALPEVGKFIVQVALTDGAGEKLADTQQMLLKLPYKKGEVWYGRDLVFRRDGKPIFPNGSWGTLTPARNFLLYGIFKNRTVTPVIPGKYKVWYTTSSADNAELKSTKPFSEAFIADFRERIRFYRDDSDILAWVQPDEPECSSYPPKKLEQLYEITREEDPYHPVWISNNSIEGVKTYARCADASVPHPYPPALPEKRINDLFKLLKVQRAFLEYTDFTKPVGFMHQGFNYGEYVPGSRMPTYYETRNQNVLSLADGGTFLMGFESSVLQNWYPEVAIGLDYLTQELAYLSKAVTAPKATNKVTCANKDVVTLLKDADGDLFLFVSNASNDPRKLAVTVEGLESRKLNVISEGRSVQSKGDVINDSFDTWETHIYTTSAEDPGLKTVQEITAIIEVEYVKRQKPGNLAFQRWSNQAVDITSSSRDGIYPPEPWHACDGITDISKIAIRFASQHSWTDGTPNKSPDWLALKFKKPHSIKRVVVYTGKESIKDYKIQARKGDNWIDVASGSNNQDNKIEHFFDPVVTDQVRLYITATNGSHAIVTEMEVYEKK